One Leptospira wolbachii serovar Codice str. CDC genomic region harbors:
- the metG gene encoding methionine--tRNA ligase — MSKNILVTSALPYANGSIHLGHVLEAVQTDIWVRFQKLVGNNCYFFCADDTHGTPIMIAAKKAGKSPESMIEEVQKEHYKDLSSFGVSYDNYYTTNSEENKKYSESIYLTLKKNGHIVARNIEQSYCEHDQMFLPDRFIKGTCPKCGAKDQYGDSCEVCGTSYSPKDLKDSYCSICGTTPVLKESKHLFFKLQDFQSQLQTWMEEGSRLNEGAQKKLKEWFTSGLQEWDISRDGPYFGFAIPEEENKYFYVWLDAPIGYMASALNFFKDEKKFNEFWKEGKGEIVHFIGKDILYFHGLFWPAMLMGSGYKTPAQLNVHGFLTVNGEKMSKSRGTFINASTFAKYLDIEHFRFYLACRLGSGMEDVDISFDDFVSRVNSDLIGNLVNLVSRVSTSILDKLDRKLGVLSPEGKSLVEELLSKDAEIRESYDSRNYSKVMREITGLGDKVNKYVNDYAPWNLIKTDVEKAREVVTTSLNCAKILFTYLAPVAPNIVSSLASLFQVPNLTFLNLTETLENKVLGPYQMLSKRVEEKNISLMIQETKEAFEKANPEKSKQEPGKTSGPDSISATVSEDGYISIDELSKVELRVGLILEANSVEGADKLLFVKVNLGEKGIKNVFAGIKASYTAEELVGKKVVVVANLKPRQMKFGLSEAMLLASGKDKTLSLFVPDRDANPGDLLK; from the coding sequence ATGTCGAAAAACATACTAGTTACAAGTGCTCTTCCCTATGCCAACGGTTCTATCCACTTAGGCCATGTTTTGGAAGCAGTCCAAACAGATATCTGGGTACGTTTCCAAAAGTTAGTAGGAAACAATTGTTATTTTTTCTGTGCCGATGACACTCACGGAACTCCGATTATGATTGCCGCAAAAAAAGCAGGCAAATCTCCCGAGTCCATGATTGAAGAGGTACAAAAGGAACATTATAAAGATCTATCTTCTTTTGGCGTATCGTATGATAACTATTATACGACAAATTCTGAAGAAAATAAAAAATACTCAGAATCGATATACCTTACCTTAAAGAAAAATGGTCATATTGTAGCTCGTAACATTGAACAGTCGTATTGTGAACATGATCAAATGTTCCTACCCGACAGGTTCATTAAAGGCACTTGCCCTAAATGCGGTGCCAAAGACCAATATGGTGATTCTTGTGAAGTTTGCGGAACCAGTTACTCTCCTAAAGATCTAAAGGATTCGTACTGTTCTATTTGTGGAACAACTCCTGTTCTCAAAGAATCCAAACATTTGTTTTTTAAACTCCAAGACTTTCAATCCCAATTACAAACTTGGATGGAAGAGGGAAGTCGTTTGAATGAAGGAGCACAGAAAAAACTAAAGGAATGGTTTACCTCTGGGTTACAGGAATGGGATATCAGTCGTGATGGCCCTTACTTTGGCTTTGCGATTCCTGAAGAAGAAAACAAATATTTTTATGTTTGGTTAGATGCACCCATTGGATATATGGCGTCGGCATTAAACTTTTTTAAAGATGAAAAGAAGTTTAACGAATTTTGGAAAGAGGGAAAGGGAGAGATAGTTCACTTTATCGGAAAGGACATTCTGTACTTTCATGGGCTTTTTTGGCCAGCGATGCTTATGGGATCTGGATATAAAACACCAGCGCAACTCAATGTTCATGGATTTTTAACTGTGAACGGTGAGAAGATGTCCAAATCAAGGGGAACATTTATCAATGCTTCCACCTTTGCAAAGTACTTGGATATCGAACATTTCCGATTTTATCTTGCCTGTCGATTGGGCTCTGGAATGGAAGATGTGGATATTTCTTTTGATGATTTTGTCTCCAGAGTGAATTCCGACCTGATTGGAAACTTGGTGAATTTAGTTTCTCGTGTTTCCACTTCCATCCTTGATAAACTGGATCGAAAGTTAGGTGTTCTTTCGCCGGAAGGAAAATCTCTTGTAGAGGAACTTCTTTCGAAAGATGCAGAAATTCGAGAGTCCTATGATTCGCGTAACTATTCTAAGGTGATGCGAGAAATTACCGGCCTTGGTGATAAGGTTAACAAATACGTGAATGATTATGCTCCTTGGAACCTCATCAAAACCGATGTGGAAAAAGCAAGAGAGGTGGTGACAACCTCGCTCAACTGTGCTAAGATTTTGTTTACATATTTAGCACCTGTGGCGCCAAACATAGTGAGTTCTTTGGCATCTCTTTTCCAAGTTCCTAATCTAACTTTTTTAAATCTTACCGAGACTTTGGAAAACAAAGTCCTAGGGCCCTACCAAATGTTATCAAAACGCGTTGAGGAAAAAAATATTTCACTTATGATTCAGGAAACCAAAGAAGCTTTTGAAAAAGCAAATCCAGAGAAGTCTAAACAAGAACCGGGAAAAACATCAGGTCCTGATTCAATTTCTGCAACTGTATCGGAAGATGGATACATTTCGATTGATGAACTTTCCAAAGTAGAACTTCGGGTGGGCCTCATTCTGGAAGCAAACTCAGTGGAAGGGGCCGATAAACTTCTGTTTGTGAAAGTAAACTTGGGAGAAAAGGGAATTAAAAACGTTTTTGCTGGGATCAAAGCCAGTTACACGGCCGAAGAGTTGGTTGGAAAAAAAGTGGTAGTGGTTGCCAACTTAAAACCTCGCCAAATGAAATTCGGCCTTTCTGAAGCGATGTTACTTGCCTCGGGAAAAGATAAAACATTATCTTTATTTGTCCCTGATCGTGATGCGAATCCAGGTGATCTTTTAAAATAA
- a CDS encoding adenylate/guanylate cyclase domain-containing protein, whose amino-acid sequence MPTKSEQILREKEIEGIKFSLYGKIIIFSLLTIGTFFVAQTLFEILTITSISLSLNVVLYILSKFLKQGKFVSFVGLFCVMIDLFIITILPFIWYNAVGGEAQVPRTYLIKTYLHFIIAGTLVMNAFSIQPIYPMIYALGVVVSQAGILVYAQQDPRFVSTESFKEAFLGPAAHVNNYIMSMGIIGVLGFFLAYLTYRVRRTVLTAVTNEIKMTQLSRYFSPNVASQMGQAGDDFFKPGGKESTVAVLFCDIANFTQISEILGPEKTMSLLSEYHSFMLDVVFNHGGTLDKFIGDGMMVTFGTPLPTKDDATNATMAGVAMLQALSLWNESRERSGEKPIFIRIGIHYGSVIVGNVGVEKRLEYTVIGDTVNAASRLESLGKDLKRNFLISKELYDQISLEFRQNLKVKSMGTLSLRGKTKTTEILAVETSL is encoded by the coding sequence ATGCCAACAAAGTCGGAACAAATCTTACGGGAAAAGGAGATTGAAGGGATTAAGTTTAGCCTATACGGAAAAATTATTATCTTTTCGCTCCTCACCATTGGAACCTTCTTTGTTGCTCAGACTTTATTTGAAATATTAACCATAACTTCTATTTCGTTATCTTTAAATGTAGTTCTATATATTTTATCCAAGTTTTTGAAACAGGGGAAGTTTGTTTCTTTTGTTGGATTATTTTGTGTGATGATTGATTTATTTATCATCACCATCCTTCCGTTCATTTGGTACAATGCTGTGGGAGGAGAAGCACAAGTTCCAAGAACCTATTTAATTAAAACATATTTACACTTTATCATTGCTGGAACTTTGGTAATGAATGCATTTAGCATCCAACCCATTTACCCAATGATTTATGCATTGGGAGTTGTTGTAAGCCAAGCTGGGATTTTGGTGTATGCACAGCAAGACCCCAGGTTTGTGAGTACGGAAAGTTTTAAAGAAGCCTTCCTTGGACCTGCGGCCCATGTCAATAATTACATTATGTCTATGGGAATCATTGGTGTTTTAGGATTTTTTTTAGCATACCTCACCTATCGTGTTAGGCGAACAGTCCTTACGGCAGTCACAAACGAAATTAAAATGACGCAACTTTCCAGGTACTTTTCTCCCAATGTTGCCAGCCAAATGGGCCAAGCTGGGGACGATTTTTTTAAACCAGGGGGAAAAGAATCAACTGTCGCAGTATTATTCTGTGATATAGCAAATTTTACACAAATTTCGGAAATCCTTGGCCCTGAAAAGACCATGTCCCTACTTTCTGAATACCATAGTTTTATGTTAGATGTTGTCTTCAACCATGGGGGGACACTAGATAAGTTTATCGGTGATGGGATGATGGTTACTTTTGGAACTCCCCTTCCAACCAAAGATGATGCAACGAATGCAACTATGGCAGGTGTCGCCATGTTACAAGCGTTATCTCTTTGGAACGAGAGTCGAGAAAGATCTGGAGAAAAACCAATTTTCATTCGAATTGGAATTCATTATGGGTCTGTCATCGTTGGTAATGTGGGCGTGGAGAAACGATTAGAATATACTGTTATCGGTGATACAGTCAATGCTGCGAGTCGGCTGGAATCTTTGGGAAAGGATTTGAAGAGAAACTTTCTCATCTCAAAAGAATTATATGATCAAATTTCACTCGAGTTTCGACAAAATCTTAAGGTCAAATCCATGGGTACACTTTCGCTTCGGGGAAAAACAAAAACTACTGAAATCCTAGCAGTGGAGACAAGTCTATGA